The window ccgaaggccgggttgccaggcacctgagtatgccggcggagcaccgagggtggacggagcggaccagggcatgggccatgcttgaacaagccccgtccaaggatcatgaggaggccgccatgcaaccgcagatggagcactggtgggtggtgcaggactcggtgctggtgatgtcgtaggcggaaccgaacgagtcggcggcggcctgtagatagggtttttcCCGCGGTAGTTCAGACTAGGACGCCAACCTGGGGGCGGTTCAACAGATGACGATGCCgacggcccggcggcaggagccagcctggaaggcggcgctggtgtagacgacagaggaggacgagccgcagcatgaaagaccttggggcgagagtccttgcgagcttgtgtttccgtCGTGAGTTGTAGTAAGGAACGtacttcagcgaaggtaggagggggccgtatcatcggtatgaacgaggcttgcttgtcaaagtcttcgctgaggccgccgccgacgatattgattagctatgagtcgctaactgtatcgccgagttcgcggagctcatcaccaatggtcttaacgcgctggcagaacaggttcaccggggcgtctccttgcaccatattgcaaagctcggtgtggagagtgtttttccgagcgtcggtgttgctttggaagagctgacggagggagtgccagatgttggcagcggtggcgccgtcgtgatcgagcatgttgaagatctcggtggtgatgcgggtgtagaaccactggacgatcgcgagatcgtctttcaaccattgcggattgtcggggcggggaagacagttggcggcgacatgcgaACGCAGGTTGCAGTGACCGgggtggagatcgaagagatgtctccaatggttgtagttgtgggcggcgagatcaagaactatggggatgtaggggctgacgtcggagattgtgtcagcaagagatattcGTGCGacgaggatgggtgcagggtagttttgtggagctatggtgagggccgagagagaagcggccgcggcgttggcagccttggcgatgagtgcggcccggcgctcgaagtagccgggcggcggcggctataccctaaaccctgggaccggtatctgataccatgaaagctgaataaaactgttgcttattgatgatttggtgcggcatacaagagtatataagagggtacaaaccgacttgaggtagggtacaaaactgacttggactagaagtcgtataccataatgactactctaacaaaCAGTAGAGTATTTGTTCGTCGCGACTTTCTTGTACTACTAACATGCCGAAACGACTCTTTCGCGATCGCGCGTTGCAACGATCGATCTACTGGGCGCTGTTAAAAGGGCAGGGCCCCATCAAGTGTGCGCGCACCATCAGACTAtccacaatgggagtaacataggtagtaacatcacacatatctaggttaaatagatgatgtggcatgcaataaatgaagaaagagatgaaaatggtaacatagctagttactattagtatgagtaacatcacacatatcaaggcaagatgtgtctatagcctaataaatgaagtgctccatgttaccacacatatgttactccccactatggaggtagtaacatagactagtaacatgcccatgttactagtctatgttactacccattgtggctagtctcaaAACACTGTCCCCGTGATTTCAGGTGATGGGGCCGGCCGTGCTCTTTCATATTTTATCCCCCGTGAATTCAACAGTGAGCCCGGGGCGTTTAGTTTATGTTCCTTTTTTGACAACTGCGTTTAGTATCCTCTGTTCGCTAGACTAAGGAAGGAAAGTTTAGTTCCTCTACGAGACCGATCGTTCCAGCGCGCGCACTTCTATTTCTTCTTGCCAAATTGCTGACCACGCATATAAAagcatctccagccgcgtccTCAGAAAGGCCCCTCCAGGCGATTTTTTtcgccggcgccgaaaaaacgGCCCAGTCACGTCCCCAGGAGCTCGATTTTCGCCGGCCTGGGCCGAAATcagcgccggcggacccaggctgAACCCGGAGCGCTGGGGAGCGCCCGGGAGCGCCGGGGCGAGCGGTTTTCGCGCGAAAGAGCCGCGGGCCAGCCGCGTCAGCGACACCGCGCCTCGTCTCCCCCCAACGCCTCGGTTTCCTGCGgagaatcaatggcaaggctgccgccggtcagccttgccattgattcctcacgggcggcgcgtcacgggacggcgcgccgacgcctcccctccccctccctcgcacGCGTACACACGGGCGCGGCGCGGCTATATAAGTCGGTGGCCTTGCTCGCCTCTGGCCACACCAGCCCCGCCCTAGCCGTCGAGCTCTACctctcccgagcgccgccgccgagccctccctctccggtgagccgccgccgagccctccctctcccttcccctctcctcccgatggccgagcgtttccccggagacgaggcggcggccaacggcttcggccgccgcacACTCCGCGAACAGGAGTCGTGGCTCCCTCACCGACGCCCAGCTCGCCCTCCCCcagtacgccgccgacaaccacgcGGCTTGGGCGGCGTACTTCGAGCACCGTCAGCAGCAGCGGCTGGCGTCCACCAACGGCGCGCCGGTGGTCGGCGGCTTGAAGAACAACGAGGGGCGCCACCTGTGGTGGGGCGTCCCCGGCCGCACACTCGAGGGCGTGCTGACgcacctcgagggcggcaacaacCCGTCGTTGGCGTATCCCCCGGTGAGGGCGGCCGCCCCGACTCACCGCCGACGCGACGGGCAGTGGATGCCAAGGAGGTTCggctcctcctcttcttccttctcGCGCTCTTCCTCCCACTCCTCCGACTCTCCGGCGCTGctcggcgtcaaggccgagcccgcggcggagacgccgctcggccggcgcactcgcagcgccggcatcgtcatcaacgagggcggccggcccgcctcctcgtcggctccTCCTCCGCGCTTCGACAAGCCAAAGACGGTGCCGGGGCTCGCGCCGGTGAAGACGGAGCACGGCGACGTGGAGCTCGACGACGACGCGGCCCTCGAATGGGCACGCCAGGACTCCCTGAAGATGGCGAGGGAGCGCCAGTGCGCCGCCGGGGCCGCGACGAAGGAGGAGTCGTCGTCATCgacgacgcgccgccgccgccaccagtcCGCCATGGCGACGCCGGGTCCAGCAGGGGCGCCCGCGTCAAGGAGAAGAAGGCCGACGACGGCGACTACTCGGCGTTCAGCCAGTTTCTTTTTTAGATTAGTTATATATTTGCTATGTAATGAAAATCCGCGAACATGTCTAATATATGCCCAAATTTGCCGAAATTTAGTCGTGTTTAGCCGAACTTCGCCGAACTTTGCCGAAATTTTCTATATATTTTTCTTTCTAAACGCGCCTGGGGCGGCCCTGAGGCCGGCGGCTGGGGACTAACTCGCCCCCAGGCCGATTTTTTGCGCCTCGGGATTTTAGGCGCCCCTGGAgcccaacggctggagatgctctaatgcCACTGCCATCGCAAGCTGTGCAAATGGCTCCACCCAACAGGTATTATATTTTGTTTGAAGATATGGCACTGACAGATATATTATTATAAACATAGCTTAATTATTGGATGAAAACAGCCTGATCGAAGCAAAGGTTATCCCGACCGGCATGTAATTACACATCAAGGAAATACTAGAATTAAGCTTAGCAGCATCAGCCGAGCAGTACAGCGGATAGCAAGCTCGCTCTATAGGTACAGTAACATCTGGTAGTGATTGGTACAAGAAAGGTTAATTAAGCAGCAGTAGGCGATTGCCAATAGAGTAGCAACAAAGAACATCAGTAGAGCAGTAGTAGTTATTATTGACTGACGCCTCAGGTGGCCCGGCCGGATCGATTCAAGTCCgtcgtctccttcctcaactTGTTGCCGGCAATGGCATGCAGCGTCGATCTATCCCTGGATTGACCAGCCTGCCAATTCACACGGCCGAGGATGTCACCGACCAGCTGCCATCCCGGCTCTGCTACGCACAGTACAGTGCGTTGCGGTATTGTACAGTAGACCGCCACCGCCGCGCCACTCCAGATCAACGGCTAGGGTCAGCAGGCCGACACCAACGCCGGAGAGCTGGCCACCGCCGTGCTCGCTTcttcctcgtcctcgtcctcggcgtcCCACAGGAAGCTTGCGTACGATCCCAGCACATAGCTGCAAGTAAACATCACTAGTTAGCAAGAAGTAATTCGATCGACCACACAGTCACACCGAAACCAAGATTAACAGGGTGGTAACAAGAATGGTCGCGAACTATATGGGGCGCGCGCATACCAGTCGTCGGGCGCGGCCTGGACGGCGCGCTCGAAGTATCCGGCGGCGCGGTCCTTGTCCTGGTTGGCCTCCCAGAGGACGCGGCCGTAGAGGCTGAGCAGGTCGGCGTCGCCGGGGCAGGCGAGCAGGGCGCGGCCGTAGTACTCCTCGGCGCCCGCCAGGTCGCGCTCCACCTCGTGCAGGTACTTGCCGTAGTTGCGCAGCAGCAGCGGGTTGTCCGGCTCCAGCCTCAGCAGCCTGCGGTAGTGCTCCCCCATGCCGGCGCTCTGGCCGTTGCCGCCGGCacctccgctgccgccgccgcggccggagCTGTTGTTGCCCTTGCCGGCGCCCGAGCCGTCGAAGCAGTCCTCCATCGGCGCGTCGTCCCTCTCCCCGAGGGTGCGTGGGCGGGGCGAGCGGAGGAGGACGGAGCCGGCGGAGCCTGGCGCCGCGGCGGGGACGGATCCGAGGAGGTCGGCGTCCGACCTGGCGCGGCGGAGCGGGAGGACGCGCGGCGCCGGGGAGAGGGTGGGCATGTGCGAGGACTtggcggcgcgggaggagcggcggGGGCGGGGGACGAGGGAGAGGGAGCGCGTGAGGGACGAGGTGGCTTCCATGGTGCGGTGCCTGGCTGGCTGGCTGGACTCGCGGGCTGGTGGCTCCGTTTTTATAGCGAGGTCGCGGTAGAAGAGGAGGGGGAGAGTGGGCCGGTGGCGCGCGCGCGTGGGCGGGCGTGTGACGGCGAGATTGACGGCGTCACTCACTGGAGTACGCGCGCGAAGGAAGAGAGGGGCACGTGAAGGTCGGAGGACACGTGTTGGGGACGGCGGCGCGCGCGGATGGCGGGCGCGTGTGCGAGCTCGTGCGGGGGCAACCCGCGGCGGACGCTGCTGGTTTCACGGTGGCGCATGCGTGTGCACTGCATGCCGTGCCGTGCCTTGGATCGGCCGGGCTGCTGGTTTCGGTTTCACGGTCACACTCACGCACACGGCGCGATGTCCCCGTCTCGGATTACGAGAGGAAACGAAGATCGACGGCCCAGAATGGCTGCGATTGCGGCGCGCACATGTGACCTTGAGTCGCTATCTGTTTCCGACCCGGCTACACGATGAGAAATGACCCATGCATGGATGGCACGAGAGTCCAAGATAACAGCTGGCCATGCAACCCATGTAATCATGTGGATCGAGCTAGTTTATGCAGATGCCTTCCTTTTTAGCGAAATGTCCATGCCTATTCGTTTTTGTATTTGCTAATTTTACTGTCTCTATACTGCATCTTGTATATTAACTACAGTTTAAAAATGCTAAAAATCTGACATCGGCTTTGTAAGCTTGACAAATAAACGGTTTTTAGGCAAATTACCTATCTCGAGCATGGCAATTTCTACAACAAGCATGGTAAATCCTAACAAAAAGACtgaacatgccatggtaaatccTGACAAAAAGACTGAACATGCCAGGATTTGACATGCTTGCCGAAGGGAATTCCCGGGCTCACCACACGTATGCCATGTTTTAAAATTTGAGAGATTTGTAGCAGAGTCTTACACTTTGGGTTACTAAGTACAGGCTTTTATCATGTATACTATCTTTAAGTTAGACGTGACAAAAAAAATTGTGCAATAGTTATGCATTTTGGGTTAGGTACAGTCGTTTGGGGCTAATTTCAATTGTTAGGTTATTTTCAATGAATCATTTTCGATCTGGGCAAGATATTGTGCCACTTATTTGTAGCTTGGGCCATGTATTGCCAAAAAGTTGCACATTGTATCAGTGTGGCCCATAATAATTTGTACTTTGATTACGCTGTCCATGTTGAAAATCAtgtgttttttttttcttcaCGATAGCAATCCTTCATAGATATAACGGGCCATTATCGAAGGCAAAGATGTGTGGTTATAGGTCTTACACTCTTACTCAAGAGGGTAGGTGATGACAAGACGATCAATATCTAGGAGCAGAATTGGCTACCAAGGGACTCTTCTATGTGACCATATGCTTTAACACAAGAGAGGCCACATTTTGTTTCACAGTTGATAGATGAAACAACGACATCATGGAGCCGAACTAAGATTGCTCAAACTTTCCTCCAAATTGATGCTGATACAATCCTGGATGTACCCATCGGTACAATGCACCAAGAGGATTTTTTAGCATGGAGCCGGGAGAAGAAAGGTGTTTTTTCGGTCAAGTCAGCTTATCGAATGCTGGTAACTACCAAACTGCAAAGTAAAGCATGGCCCGAGGGACATGGGGGTTCGTCAGACCCAGACAGGGAACAAAATTCCTGGACAAAACTATGGTGAGTGGATGTATCATTGAAGTGAAGGTCTTCCTTTTGCGATTAGCCCAACATTCAATCCCTACGGATGTCTTGTTAAGCAACATGAACATGTCTACCTCAAGCAATTGCCAAATTTGTGGGGCTAAGGATTCATGGCTGCATTCGAGATGTGtctagtcactggatgaggatgATACACTCCATCACATATTGTTGACAGCCGAACCGATAACAGGGAACTGGCTTTTCTCCATGTTTGATTCGTTATCACATGCTCAGCTAACACAACCTGTTACCTTATGGGCCATCTGGTCGGCCCAAAGAAGCTGATAGATGAGGGAGGACAGCAAAGTCCCCTAGGGACACACTTATTCATCAAAAGGTTCGTCGACGAACTGCAACTGCCGAAAAATACACTGATGCAAGTTCAGACTCGACCAGCTCCCGCTACAACGCCTAGATGGATTTCCCCTGAATCAGGTGTATGCAAGATTAATGTCAACGGTGTTGTATCTCGTGATGGCGTCAAGGGCTCCTTTAGTGCAGTTGCACGAAATCACACCAGAGATTATATGGGATCATATGCAGTAATGATCGAAGGGCTCAGTGATCCTGGAGTTCTCGATACTCTCGTGTGACGTGAAGGGCTTTCGCTTGCAAGTGATCTAAATCTATTCCAGGTAAATATAGCTACAGATTGCAAAGTGTTAATCATTGATCTGACAAAGGGAACTGTAGGAAATAACGCATCCATCATTCAAGAGATCAATCAGTGGGCATTAGCTTTTAATTCTTGCacctttggccatgaaggatgtcTTTCTAATTATGAAGTAAATAGTTTAGCGAAACACACTCTTTCCTTGTCACATGGGCATCATGTTTGGCTTGTGAATCCAAATGAGTCTAAAGTAATTCCTGTAAAACTCTCTATAGAGCAATAAAGTGGTCTATTTCCCCTACAAAACTAAAAAAATAGTTGGCTCTTTATTTGGGTTGATGTTCTACACTTAGCATTTCACTACTACAGAATTATTTACATAGGTGAAATAGTATAATTGAAGGACAAACATTTGCATCCGTCACTGATAATCTGACATGTTACTAGTGGGAGCAAATATACCGACTCGCTACCAGTATTTACGTTATAGTGAATGTCCAACGGGTTTGAGTAGCTCGACCCGTTTCCTACCCAGCCGCATGATGGAAAGTTCAAAACAATCAAGCCATGCATGGATGGAGCAACAGTCAAGATAACCGTTTTTTTACAAGAAATTTTTTCAATCTATAAACTTTCGATTAATTCCTCAACTGTGAAGGCAGTACAAATAACAGTAAAAATAAAAATTTCATCCAGGTCCGTAGACCAGCtacgacgactacaagcactgaacgTGCCGAAGATGCGCCACCGTGATCACTCTCCCCTCAtcggagccgggcaaaccttgttgtagtaggcAGTCAGAAATTCATCATGCTAAGGCCCTATAGAACCAGCACACTAGAACAACAACTGCCGATGATGAAGAGAAGtgtagatcggaaggatccaacctgaaaacacacaaacacacacaaacGAAGACCAGATTCACGTGGATCCACAAAAGAAAAACGCCAACCAAATCCTGCAATATTCGTTGGAGACCAACCTTCGCACTCCAACGACACTAGAAGCACCACGAGACGGGGGCTAGGCAGGGAGAACTTTATTGAATCTTAAAAGAGCCATCGCTGCCTCGCCTCTTAGAGCAGGATACAAACCATTACAAAATTCAATCAAAAAAGGAGCCTCCCGCTGGCAAGGTCCAAGGCCCTGAGGCCACAGGAGACGAGGCAGACCAACGACATCATCAGTGGGAGGCACATGAAACCTTAGCTCCTGGGTGCCCTTGCGTACAAGGCTACAAGCGAAGGGGTGAGTTTTGGTCGACCCATTATTAGAAATTTGCAGGGGCACACGGGTGTGGGGGCATAAACCCGCCAAGCCTTGTCCGATCGCGAAGTAGTTGGATCCCATATGTGGGCACAATAAGTTTTAAGTCTTAATCGTTGAAACTTATGATTTCACATCTAAAAATTCTGATTTTCTCGGTCGCAAATCTCAAGTTTTTGACTTGAAACTTTAAGAGATTGTTTTTGTCGTTCACAGGTACTAAAGTCGTGATTTTATCGATCGCTTGTATTAAAGTTTCAAGAGTTAAAACTTAAAAAAATCAAAATTCATCAAAACGTATTCAAAATAGATCTTATTTAAAAGCTCTTGTCACGAAAAATGCGAATATAAAAACAAAACCTAGTTTGGACTTCAATTTAATAAAGTTTGAAAATTGGAAGTCAAAAGAAAAAGCACGCGGTGCCCCCCGCACCTACGTGTCCCAAATCCTCTCCCGACTGGTTATGTATAGTCCAAGATAACAGTTAGCCATGCAACGCATGTAAACATGTATGTTACTAATTATACTTGTATTTATGTACTGATATACAACGTACAAATGGCTTCGAATATTGGTTGTCGCATGGAGCTTACTCCGTCTCATAATGTatactagtgtcaaaaaacgtcttacattataagacggagggagtaatatttagaagatgttagagcatctccagtaACTACCTTGTTGGCAATAGATGTTTTAAGGATAGTTGAACGAAAAAATAGCCTCCGGCAGctaatttttttgcaaaaaaacattTTGGACAACCCTAAAATGTAGCACAGGTGTTGTAAATATACAACACTTGGCTAGCAGATGCAAAATCGCATGACTGCCCCGTGAATCCAAAGCGAAGTCGTTTCGCTACCTTGTGCGGCCGGGCCTCCACCCTGTTGAAGGCTACCGCCACCACTCCGCCGCCCGCCACCCCAGACGGCCACTGAAGCGTCGGTCGCCTATCCAATTTCACATCCGCCGCCCCTTCGATTTCGACCAAATGCGGCATTTTCCCCAAAGCGACATAATACAAATCCAAAATTGACTTCAAAGTCTCAGCATTGTGCATATTAGCCTTCATGAGGATCAATAAAATCATCAGCGAAGAGATGCTTGGTGATCCGAGCCAGGGGACATCTCTACAAACTTTCACTTCCAAAATATTTTCATTCTCCTCCACATGCGTAAGTACAGCAGTCAGACCTTTCATACACAATGAAAACAAACAAGAAGATAAAGGGTCACCCTGTCGTAATCCTCTCGTAGGCTTGAAACTCTCGCTTTCTTCCGCATTAAACCGAACCCAAAATTTAACAATGAATACACATTGGATAATAAAATTTACCCATCATGGACCAGCTTTAGCATGATCTCCTTAAAAAAAGGCCATTCAACCCTACCGCAAGCTTTATGCATATCAAGTTTGATTGTGTGCAACCCCTCTTTCCCTTCTCTCTTAACTTTTATTTTAGTAAAACACTCACAAGCCACTAAAACATAACTCCACTATGTGTTATGTTGGCCAACAACATATCAAAGTCTCACCTCAATGCCTTGCTTGTTCTTTTAGTCCAGAAGATACAAAGCATGTGGTTTTTCCTCTGCTACAAAGCAAGAGATGCTTTAAGAAGGTTGGGTTTGGACGAAATCATCAAGAGAACATGTGAATTCGATCATGCGGACGAGGCGGTCTTGGAGTTCTTAATTCTTATGCCTGAGCAGGATTTGTCTTATGTGGAGATTTTGAATGCTCGAGAGATGATCACCATTACCACCTAGTATCTGCGATGGGAAAGACGTAAACGGGTCCATGAGCAAATAAATCAGAGCGCCTCTTAGATTTACATGGGGATCCGGACACCTACCACAATTTTTTTATTGCTTCCTCTCCAAGAGCGATAATAAAAGGATGGGGTCCCCTGTGGATTTTGTAAGCTCAATGTTAATGCATCTTTTGATCATGATCAGCTTAGAGTCACTGTCGGGGCGGTCGTCAAGGTTGATAAAGGCAAATTCATTGAGGGGGAATGGGTTGACTCTTGCGCAAAGGGTGGGATGCAATTGTTTTGTCATTAGTTATCACAATTTTGAAGGTCAATGACACCATGAAGAGCGGAGGATGTTCTGCAGGTGCAACAACAGTTTTTTACGGCTGCTGTCATTTCACGTGTAATTTTCCTATTTATAGATTCGAACATGGTAGTAGAGAAATAAATAAGTTAGCTCGTGAACTGACTAAGTTGGTCAGTTCTTTTGATTTTTAATTAGTTTGAGGAACCTTTGAATGAAATTGTTACCCTCCTCATAGATGATGTATCTACTccatccgttccaaaatatagtgcTTCCTTTATTTCCGTGcttcaactttgaccataaatttaaccaatgAGATCGACTGCGGCGAGAGCAAAAGTTATACCAGTGAATTCGTATTTAAAAGAAGttttcaattatataattttttctCCTGTCGCAGTCGGCCgcgttggttaaatttatggtcaaagcaGTTAGACCTCGGAAAACGC is drawn from Aegilops tauschii subsp. strangulata cultivar AL8/78 chromosome 1, Aet v6.0, whole genome shotgun sequence and contains these coding sequences:
- the LOC109780991 gene encoding uncharacterized protein, with product MEATSSLTRSLSLVPRPRRSSRAAKSSHMPTLSPAPRVLPLRRARSDADLLGSVPAAAPGSAGSVLLRSPRPRTLGERDDAPMEDCFDGSGAGKGNNSSGRGGGSGGAGGNGQSAGMGEHYRRLLRLEPDNPLLLRNYGKYLHEVERDLAGAEEYYGRALLACPGDADLLSLYGRVLWEANQDKDRAAGYFERAVQAAPDDCYVLGSYASFLWDAEDEDEEEASTAVASSPALVSAC